The following coding sequences lie in one Leishmania donovani BPK282A1 complete genome, chromosome 11 genomic window:
- a CDS encoding pretranslocation protein, alpha subunit, putative: protein MTKQANWLMSLKPMLAVLPEIEKPRRMPGIKERIMWTAVALFVFLICCQVPVYGARPGNASDPFYWMRIVLASNKGTLMELGISPIVSASLILELLAGVRILTYDPNNREERAVFEGFQKMMGLVITAVEAVAYVSSGMYGDPSRIGVVMCGLIVLQLMVATMICILLDELLQKGWGIGSGTSLFIATNVCDTIIWKAFSPSTINTGRGAEFEGAIIAFFHLLVSRTDKVRALREAFYRPQLPNLTNIFSTAVVFVVVVFFQGFRVPLMTKSKFNGNDRQPYMIKLFYTSNMPIILQTSVVSNISFFSQILSRRFGNRNFLINLLGRWEERGYNGGGNGQLFPVGGLAYYLVPPATFYDLLADPIHAIFYVVFVLTSCAVFSRLWITISHTAPRDVAKQLASQGRWLVQARESEDDMTRLLEKYIPVAASFGGLCVGALTIFADFLGAIGSGTGILLSVTMINQYYEILQQEGQDLGYGFLKQKVA, encoded by the coding sequence ATGACGAAGCAGGCGAATTGGTTAATGTCGCTGAAGCCgatgctggcggtgctgccggagaTCGAGAAGCCCCGCCGCATGCCTGGCATCAAGGAGCGCATCATGTGGACAGCTGTGGCGCTCTTTGTCTTCCTCATTTGCTGCCAAGTCCCCGTGTACGGCGCCCGTCCTGGCAACGCCAGCGACCCGTTCTACTGGATGCGTATTGTGCTGGCGAGTAACAAGGGCACGCTGATGGAGCTCGGCATCTCGCCTATCGTGTCCGCCTCTCTCATCCTGGAACTTTTAGCTGGCGTGCGCATCCTCACCTACGACCCGAACAACCGTGAGGAGCGGGCGGTATTCGAGGGCTTCCAGAAGATGATGGGCCTGGTGAtcacggcggtggaggcggtggcgtaCGTGTCCTCCGGCATGTACGGTGATCCGTCCCGTATTGGTGTGGTCATGTGCGGCTTGATTGTTCTCCAGCTCATGGTGGCAACCATGATTTGCATTCTTCTAGACGAGCTCCTGCAGAAAGGATGGGGCAttggcagcggcacctcccTCTTCATCGCCACAAACGTGTGCGATACCATCATTTGGAAAGCATTCTCTCCTTCCACCATCAACActggccgcggcgccgagtTTGAGGGTGCCATCATCGCCTTCTTCCACCTGCTCGTCTCGCGCACCGACaaggtgcgtgcgctgcgtgagGCATTTTaccggccgcagctgccgaacCTGACGAACATCTTCTCCACCGCCGTggtcttcgtcgtcgtcgtcttcttcCAGGGCTTCCGTGTGCCACTCATGACAAAAAGTAAGTTCAACGGAAACGACCGCCAGCCTTACATGATCAAGCTCTTCTACACGAGCAACATGCCGATCATTCTGCAGACAAGCGTTGTGTCGAACATCAGCTTCTTTTCTCAGATCCTGTCGCGCCGCTTCGGCAACCGAAACTTCCTGATCAACCTGCTTGGCCGGTGGGAGGAGCGCGGATACaatggcggcggcaacggtcAGCTGTTTCCTGTCGGCGGCCTTGCATACTACCTCGTGCCCCCGGCGACCTTCTACGACCTGCTAGCCGACCCCATTCACGCCATATTCTACGTGGTCTTTGTGCTGACCTCGTGCGCCGTTTTCTCCCGGCTGTGGATCACCATCTCGCACACGGCGCCGCGGGATgtggcgaagcagctggCCTCACAGGGCCGCTGGCTCGTGCAGGCCCGCGAGAGCGAGGATGATATGACCCGGCTCTTGGAGAAGTACATCCCTGTCGCGGCCAGCTTCGGGGGCctctgcgtcggcgcgctgACGATCTTCGCGGACTTTCTTGGCGCCATTGGTAGCGGCACCGGTATCCTGCTCTCCGTCACCATGATCAACCAGTACTACGAGATTCTTCAGCAGGAGGGCCAGGACCTCGGCTACGGCTTCCTGAAGCAGAAAGTTGCGTAG
- a CDS encoding zinc finger domain protein, putative: protein MTDHDDKTERQRLASAAVTPNPPISNGGSRKPSLMQPSPPQCDPQVLAPSTTAATVTCTSVAEGTLSHFPNGVGVPARCARPSDASVAQNRGTVLSVTPVAGLEKSILTLGEYVKGPAWPRIAATALPEPPEEPSSIFSPASVREAEVEVTAHRQRGGVGNHLPSETGATAPIGVSVGEGGTSRLPCAHLHPADVDLPIAEEMEVAEKHRYGDEREDAFFTSGSAWDGEERMRGASLHRAEEDAGDGWESEDWVDDNRKIPRSEEPCCSLCVNVSEEPDSWRHSQPRRHAFERPLHSMQVMAFVFELVLIGLFWSSVFMGYIMLYTQDKQDCLAEMVIFAILVLAGMVWLYTSLILISFKDCTDRSNSGEMCMFCRRRTHVDSKHCKACNKCVEGFDHHCKWLNVCVGTKNYQLFFSFVSAAVCVTLTGFLGGVTYLARWWHVLAERHSAYFRAGPIVMCTLMVVGIGPMAHLLLFHSYLCIVGKTTYQHILEKRKRTVEFPSGETEERFRKKRRLPCGC, encoded by the coding sequence ATGACGGACCACGACGACAAGACAGAGCGACAGCGCTTGGCCAGTGCGGCGGTCACACCGAATCCGCCGATCAGCAACGGAGGTTCCCGCAAACCGAGCCTCATGCAGCCGTCCCCGCCTCAATGCGACCCACAGGTTCTTGCCCCTAGCACAACCGCCGCGACGGTGACGTGCACCTCGGTGGCTGAAGGGACGCTGTCCCACTTTCCCAACGGTGTTGGTGTGCCGGCTCGGTGTGCGCGGCCAAGCGACGCCTCTGTGGCACAGAACAGAGGCACAGTTCTCAGCGTCACGCCCGTGGCAGGTCTTGAGAAGTCGATTCTTACTCTCGGCGAGTATGTCAAGGGACCTGCGTGGCCGCGAATCGCCGCGACAGCGCTACCCGAGCCGCCGGAGGAGCCTTCCAGCATTTTTAGCCCCGCGTCCGtgcgggaggcggaggtcGAGGTGACCGCACACCGACAGCGGGGCGGGGTCGGCAACCATCTCCCCTCTGAGACTGGTGCCACTGCACCGATCGGTGTGAGCGTTGGCGAGGGTGGCACGTCGCGTCTGCCGTGCGCCCATCTGCATCCCGCTGACGTGGATCTCCCCATCGCGGAGGAAATGGAGGTGGCAGAGAAGCACCGGTACGGCGATGAGCGAGAGGACGCCTTTTtcacgagcggcagcgcttgGGATGGTGAAGAGCGCATGCGTGGAGCTTCTCTGCAccgcgccgaggaggatgcaggTGACGGTTGGGAAAGTGAGGACTGGGTTGACGACAACCGCAAGATTCCTCGCTCAGAGGAGCCGTGCTGCTCGCTGTGCGTGAACGTCAGCGAAGAACCCGATAGCTGGCGTCACAGTCAACCACGTCGCCACGCCTTCGAGCGCCCGCTGCACTCGATGCAGGTGATGGCGTTCGTCTTTGAGCTGGTGCTGATAGGCCTTTTCTGGTCTAGCGTCTTCATGGGGTACATCATGCTTTACACCCAGGACAAGCAGGACTGCCTGGCTGAGATGGTCATCTTCGCTATCCTCGTGCTTGCCGGCATGGTGTGGCTCTACACGTCCTTAATCCTAATCTCCTTCAAGGACTGCACGGACCGCAGCAACTCGGGTGAGATGTGCATGTtctgtcgccgtcgcacgcATGTGGACTCCAAGCACTGCAAGGCGTGCAACAAGTGCGTGGAGGGATTCGACCACCACTGCAAGTGGCTGAACGTGTGCGTCGGCACGAAGAACTACCAActcttcttctccttcgtctccgccgccgtgtgcGTGACTCTGACTGGCTTTCTGGGCGGCGTGACATACctggcgcggtggtggcatgtgctggcggagcgccACAGCGCCTACTTTCGCGCGGGCCCGATTGTCATGTGCACGTTAATGGTCGTGGGCATCGGCCCGATGGCGCACCTGCTCTTGTTCCACAGCTACCTCTGCATCGTTGGCAAGACGACGTATCAGCACATTCTTGAAAAGCGCAAGCGTACTGTGGAGTTCCCCAGCGGTGAAACGGAGGAGCGGTTTCGCAAGAAGCGACGGCTGCCGTGCGGCTGTTGA
- a CDS encoding zinc finger domain protein, putative, translating into MSAAGDLVPVSGKAATDAHVAPATDRTPQLPHEATGSRLPAHPVRERSLRGHGDALYGSSPKHAPLQTPSSPRGRDTPQASPAEKGHGPASVCQGEELEAESVVFADAQHRRTRFTDASASAALLGCVDLGFVDAERVVDEEMDVASRSKLDEASGGSIKGNAVFEASGRHDACAVANVLAPPPKIDAAGGNVVEVDHGAADSDHGFESRSEQPLASCCVDTRRYPDSWRHTRPRRYAFERPLHSYQIAGQMYCLVVIILFWSSVFAAYVLLYTQDKQDCLAELVAFSTLFGAGVVCVYMFFFWLSFKDCTDRSNSGELCMFCRRRTHVDSKHCKACNKCVEGFDHHCKWLNVCVGRENYIAFFCFVSGSVFTSFTTLGSVICLLARWWHVLAERHSAYFRAGPVVLCIVLLVGIVPIVHLFGFHIYLHFILRTTTYQHIVGKREETFQIPAEEAAPKKTSCCCC; encoded by the coding sequence ATGAGTGCCGCCGGAGATCTAGTACCCGTCTCCGGAAAGGCAGCGACGGATGCACATGTTGCGCCCGCCACGGACAGGACACCTCAGCTGCCACATGAGGCTACCGGCAGCCGGCTACCGGCGCATCCCGTGCGCGAACGCTCCCTCCGCGGCCATGGAGATGCGCTATACGGCTCATCGCCTAagcacgcgccgctgcagacgccTTCGTCTCCAAGAGGCCGTGACACTCCACAGGCATCGCCCGCAGAAAAGGGGCACGGCCCTGCGTCTGTCTGTCAAGGGGAGGAGTTGGAGGCGGAGAGTGTCGTGTTTGCAGacgcacagcaccgccgcacgcgTTTCACGGATGccagcgcgagcgccgcgctgctgggcTGCGTTGACCTCGGCTTCGTGGATGCGGAGCGTGTCGTAGATGAGGAGATGGACGTGGCGAGCCGAAGCAAGCTCGACgaggcgagcggcggcagtatCAAGGGCAATGCCGTCTTCGAGGCGAGCGGCAGGCATGATGCCTGTGCTGTGGCAAACGtgctggcaccgccgccaaagATCGATGCCGCCGGAGGAAATGTGGTGGAGGTCgaccacggcgccgctgacagCGACCACGGCTTCGAGTCTCGCTCAGAGCAGCCGCTGGCCTCGTGCTGTGTGGACACGCGTCGTTACCCCGACAGCTGGCGACATacacggccgcggcgctaTGCCTTTGAGCGACCGCTGCACTCCTACCAGATTGCCGGCCAGATGTACTGCCTGGTGGTCATCATATTGTTTTGGTCTAGCGTGTTTGCAGCCTACGTGCTGCTCTACACCCAGGACAAGCAGGACTGCCTGGCTGAACTCGTGGCATTCTCGACGCTCTTCGGAGCGGgcgtcgtgtgcgtgtacatGTTCTTTTTCTGGCTCTCTTTCAAGGACTGCACGGACCGCAGCAACTCGGGTGAGCTGTGCATGttctgccgccgtcgcacgcATGTGGACTCCAAGCACTGCAAGGCGTGCAACAAGTGCGTGGAGGGATTCGACCACCACTGCAAGTGGCTGAACGTGTGCGTCGGGAGGGAGAACTACATCGCTTTTTTCTGCTTCGTGAGCGGAAGCGTGTTCACCAGCTTCACAACTCTTGGCAGCGTCATCTGCTTGCttgcgcggtggtggcatgtgctggcggagcgccACAGCGCCTACTTTCGCGCGGGCCCGGTTGTGCTGTGCATCGTGCTCCTCGTCGGCATCGTTCCCATTGTGCACTTGTTCGGATTTCACATCTACTTGCATTTTATACTGAGGACGACAACGTATCAGCACATTGTAGGCAAGCGCGAGGAGACCTTCCAGATCCCGGCCGAGGAGGCAGCCCCAAAGAAGACaagctgttgctgctgctag
- a CDS encoding lanosterol 14-alpha-demethylase, putative gives MIGELLLLLTAGLALYGWYFCKSFNTTRPTDPPVVHGTTPFVGHIIQFGKDPLGFMLKAKKKYGGIFTMNICGNRITVVGDVHQHSKFFTPRNEILSPREVYSFMVPVFGEGVAYAAPYPRMREQLNFLAEELTVAKFQNFAPSIQHEVRKFMKANWNKDEGEINILDDCSAMIINTACQCLFGEDLRKRLDARQFAQLLAKMESCLIPAAVFLPWILKLPLPQSYRCRDARAELQDILSEIIIAREKEEAQKDTNTSDLLAGLLGAVYRDGTRMSQHEVCGMIVAAMFAGQHTSTITTTWSLLHLMDPRNKRHLAKLHQEIDEFPAQLNYDNVMEEMPFAEQCARESIRRDPPLVMLMRKVLKPVQVGKYVVPEGDIIACSPLLSHQDEEAFPNPREWNPERNMKLVDGAFCGFGAGVHKCIGEKFGLLQVKTVLATVLRDYDFELLGPLPEPNYHTMVVGPTASQCRVKYIKKKKAAA, from the coding sequence ATGATCGGCGAGCTACTCCTTCTCCTGACCGCCGGCCTGGCACTGTACGGCTGGTACTTCTGCAAGTCCTTCAACACGACCCGCCCCACCGATCCGCCGGTCGTTCACGGAACGACGCCTTTTGTGGGTCACATCATCCAGTTCGGCAAGGATCCGCTGGGCTTCATGctgaaggcgaagaagaagtACGGCGGCATATTCACCATGAACATCTGCGGCAACCGCATCACCGTCGTTGGCGACGTTCACCAGCACAGCAAGTTCTTCACCCCGCGTAACGAGATTCTCTCCCCGCGTGAGGTCTACAGCTTCATGGTGCCTGTCTTTGGCGAGGGCGTCGCCTACGCCGCGCCGTACCCGCGCAtgcgcgagcagctcaaCTTCCTGGCCGAGGAGCTGACTGTGGCCAAGTTCCAGAACTTCGCACCGTCGATCCAGCACGAGGTGCGCAAGTTTATGAAGGCGAACTGGAACAAGGACGAAGGCGAGATCAACATCCTCGACGACTGCAGCGCCATGATCATCAACACCGCTTGCCAGTGCCTCTTCGGCGAAGACCTGCGCAAGCGCCTGGACGCGCGCCAGTTCGCACAGCTGCTGGCCAAGATGGAGAGCTGCCTCATCCCCGCCGCTGTCTTCCTGCCGTGGATCCTgaagctgccgctgccgcagtcctaccgctgccgcgacgccCGCGCTGAGCTGCAGGACATCCTCAGCGAGATCATCATTGCTcgcgagaaggaggaggctcAGAAGGACACCAACACGTCGGACCTGCTCGCCGGTCTGCTCGGCGCCGTGTACCGCGATGGCACCCGCATGTCTCAGCACGAGGTGTGCGGAATGATCGTTGCCGCCATGTTTGCTGGCCAGCACACCTCCActatcaccaccacctgGTCCCTGCTGCATCTGATGGATCCACGCAACAAGAGGCACCTCGCGAAGCTGCACCAGGAGATTGACGAGTTCCCCGCGCAGTTGAACTACGACAACGTCATGGAGGAGATGCCGTTCGCGGagcagtgcgcgcgcgagtcGATCCGCCGCGACCCGCCGCTCGTAATGCTCATGCGCAAGGTATTAAAGCCAGTCCAGGTGGGCAAGTACGTCGTGCCGGAGGGTGACATCATCGCCTGCTCGCCGCTCCTCTCGCACCAGGATGAGGAGGCGTTCCCAAATCCGCGTGAGTGGAACCCGGAGCGCAACATGAAGCtcgtcgacggcgccttCTGCGGCTTCGGTGCTGGCGTGCACAAGTGCATCGGCGAGAAGTTTGGCCTACTTCAGGTCAAGACGGTGCTGGCAACGGTCTTGCGCGACTACGACTTTGAGCTCCTCGGCCCACTGCCGGAGCCGAACTACCACACCATGGTGGTGGGCCCGACGGCCAGCCAGTGCCGCGTGAAGTACATcaagaagaagaaggcggcTGCTTAG
- a CDS encoding 60S ribosomal protein L28, putative, producing MSHSVDLQWILVRQNSRFLQKRGGIRMSNDPFNNNGNWTKRHCGFLNEKAAVVKPAKGGAICVTVKDGSSNNKPRQTYRKTVHAAGVRASDVSRAVAAVRPDLADVSFRRARRMACIASRTAKVAAARKARSEKIKFSRKSVRAKRH from the coding sequence ATGTCGCACTCTGTCGATCTCCAGTGGATCCTGGTCCGCCAGAACAGCCGCTTCCTGCAGAAGCGCGGCGGCATTCGCATGAGCAACGACCCGttcaacaacaacggcaactGGACGAAGCGCCACTGCGGCTTCCTGAACGAGAAGGCTGCTGTTGTGAAGCCGGCGAAGGGTGGTGCGATCTGCGTGACGGTGaaggacggcagcagcaacaacaaaccGAGGCAGACGTACAGGAAGACCGTGCATGCTGCTGGCGTGAGGGCGTCGGACGTGAGCCgtgccgtggctgctgtgcgtcCGGACCTCGCGGACGTGTCGTtccgccgcgcgcgccgcatGGCCTGCATTGCGAGCCGCACGGCGaaggtggctgctgcgcgcaaGGCCCGCTCCGAGAAGATCAAGTTTTCACGCAAGTCCGTGCGCGCGAAGCGCCACTag